In Chryseobacterium shigense, the following proteins share a genomic window:
- a CDS encoding lamin tail domain-containing protein: MKKILIPVLFLPFAISAQNLFQMEVSTQNNDVEIRANNTADIASSDLELAGRDGTVSQETYLRFEGITLPSDAVINNAYLVFYGDEASSTPTVIKITGEIGGSLAYPASTAATTGQNIKSRNYSTSFAEWITAGCVLNQKYQSPDLKNVIQEMFPNGISNADLAFRLQGNEQGAFTVKSFSDAAYRPKLVIDYWSMQGSTASVVASANDDGRESTSGVMTLGSAYLQIGGRADSKDNAVRFQNVQIPADAQITDAYIEFYTYGASPAGNADIYSEIGNPDIYSTAAKNITLRERSVNKVNWQTAAWTADFTKNRTPNLKNIIEENRLSGWQSGNSLAFQFKGTGTNNSMAVRSFEGGVNYRPRLVVEYQNNGQGASIDGAVTDPALMNQLYINEISSQGTVAQDEDWIELYNNSDDNLHIKGGIYLSNKSTDRTLHELKNIFIPAHGFAVFQADKKTEKGNQHLNFDLKNSGATIYLSRKEAGNIVSQNELTYGNVPFNQSVGRLPNGTGSLTNFITPTYKVSNAEGKQKLDLAFSKERGIYPSGFDLTISAPAGTTIKYTLDGKYPSETVGTVYSGPITIDKTSVVKVYAYNAAGNSETIAQTYVLKNNYANENTSGGYNQWLYKSNITADEYAQAIAEIPVVSVSTNAEPSNTVWAQGSVEYIDNNVYSGRANFFSNSMTRKFGQESVAFYNPNLKFKFNADAGVKKANYPFFDAYPGDAFEMPEKIQTIELKQGQDNATRNVYNLGFMRYSEKISMNLQKEMGKYALETRYVNLFINGKYRGLKTMRNDFNPNNLEEVFGDNDDNYTKVNLQDGYFTNGIVEAGDGDTAVWNTIRSTATARNFQQFKNLVDVDDLIKFQIMFMFTDTENEAVAITHNTDADVMKAKFMINDTDGSFFGGLTASSSNVTLNPLGFAGGGGNYKYKWQLTASRNGPGALFGQFMGSNTNASTGNLEFKTLVKDAVLKYIGPASGSFSGTDGAPLSVAHVQNKMTETMAELDRVYKLDAAYMGYTGNVYQQWKTVDYPRILAQVPERVGFTLKKWLEYNMAHTLSATNILAADVITETDNIQIDNPNSGTQLYYTLNGKDPMGNDGVVSSDAHLYNGTFTLPAGNYSIAVRPFTTNNWGPISSKAVKVEAPELGKFVIAGINYKPLTNGDAEFVLISNPGNADLDVSGYTISDAVNYTFPQGTVIGQNQTIMLAKNLSLISGFDQYAKYQWTSGSLSNSGEPMTFKDVSGNTIDYVSYSSAAPWPAEANGQGYYLKLIAPDLDNTLPGSWESKSLTSSNAKKGSSKPVDKTEAVTLASIRVYPNPVKDVLHIDLKEKSVITIYNTGGQMIETKSLNEGNNTLHVSYWNKGIYLISISGQKETKTYKVIKE, translated from the coding sequence ATGAAAAAGATTTTAATACCGGTATTATTCTTGCCATTTGCTATCTCTGCCCAGAACCTTTTCCAGATGGAAGTTTCTACGCAGAATAATGATGTAGAAATAAGAGCAAATAATACAGCTGATATTGCAAGTTCTGACCTGGAGCTTGCAGGGAGAGACGGAACTGTTTCTCAGGAAACCTATTTAAGATTTGAAGGTATTACATTGCCCTCAGATGCGGTTATCAATAATGCCTACCTTGTATTCTATGGTGATGAGGCAAGCAGTACTCCGACTGTTATAAAAATTACCGGGGAAATAGGAGGCTCTCTGGCATATCCTGCATCTACTGCGGCGACAACCGGACAGAACATAAAGTCAAGAAATTACAGCACCTCTTTTGCAGAATGGATAACCGCCGGCTGTGTACTGAACCAAAAATACCAGTCACCGGATTTGAAAAACGTTATTCAGGAAATGTTCCCTAACGGGATCAGCAATGCTGATCTTGCATTCCGCCTGCAGGGAAATGAGCAGGGTGCCTTTACTGTAAAATCTTTCTCAGATGCTGCCTACAGACCAAAGCTGGTTATAGATTACTGGTCTATGCAGGGATCTACAGCATCAGTAGTTGCATCAGCTAATGATGACGGACGCGAAAGTACATCTGGTGTGATGACATTAGGAAGTGCTTATCTCCAAATCGGAGGAAGAGCTGATTCCAAAGATAATGCAGTCCGTTTTCAGAATGTTCAGATTCCGGCAGATGCACAAATCACAGATGCTTATATCGAATTTTATACCTATGGGGCAAGCCCGGCAGGAAATGCCGATATCTATTCCGAAATTGGGAACCCGGATATCTACAGTACTGCGGCAAAAAATATAACTTTAAGAGAACGTTCAGTAAATAAAGTAAACTGGCAGACTGCGGCATGGACTGCTGACTTTACCAAAAACCGCACACCCAACCTCAAAAATATTATAGAAGAAAACCGCCTGAGCGGATGGCAGTCTGGCAATAGCCTTGCTTTTCAGTTTAAAGGGACAGGAACAAATAACAGTATGGCAGTACGTTCTTTCGAAGGCGGTGTCAACTACCGTCCAAGGTTGGTAGTAGAATATCAGAACAACGGGCAGGGAGCATCTATTGACGGAGCAGTAACTGATCCGGCTTTAATGAACCAGCTTTATATTAATGAGATTTCTTCTCAGGGTACTGTAGCACAAGATGAAGACTGGATAGAATTATACAATAACAGTGACGACAACCTGCATATAAAAGGAGGAATCTATCTATCCAACAAAAGTACAGACAGAACATTACACGAGCTTAAAAATATCTTTATTCCCGCTCATGGATTTGCTGTTTTTCAGGCGGATAAAAAAACTGAAAAAGGAAATCAGCATTTAAATTTTGACCTGAAAAATTCCGGAGCTACCATTTATCTTTCCAGAAAAGAAGCAGGAAATATTGTTTCCCAGAATGAACTGACTTACGGAAATGTACCTTTTAACCAATCTGTAGGAAGGCTGCCGAATGGTACAGGAAGCCTAACCAATTTTATTACACCTACCTATAAAGTATCTAATGCAGAAGGAAAACAAAAATTAGATCTTGCATTCAGTAAAGAAAGAGGAATCTATCCGTCAGGATTTGATCTGACAATTTCTGCACCGGCCGGTACAACCATTAAATATACACTTGATGGGAAATATCCGTCAGAAACGGTGGGAACTGTGTATTCCGGGCCCATTACTATAGACAAGACATCCGTTGTTAAAGTATATGCATATAACGCGGCCGGTAATTCGGAGACCATAGCACAGACTTATGTTCTGAAAAATAACTATGCCAATGAAAATACAAGCGGAGGATATAACCAATGGCTGTATAAATCTAATATTACGGCAGATGAATATGCTCAGGCTATTGCAGAAATACCGGTAGTTTCTGTCTCTACAAATGCTGAACCCAGCAATACTGTATGGGCACAGGGATCAGTAGAATACATTGATAATAATGTGTACAGCGGAAGAGCCAATTTCTTCAGCAATTCAATGACAAGAAAATTCGGGCAGGAAAGTGTAGCTTTTTACAATCCGAACCTTAAGTTTAAGTTCAATGCCGATGCAGGTGTGAAGAAGGCTAATTATCCTTTCTTTGATGCCTACCCGGGAGATGCTTTCGAAATGCCTGAAAAAATTCAGACCATCGAATTGAAACAGGGGCAGGATAACGCAACAAGAAATGTATACAACCTTGGATTTATGCGTTACAGCGAAAAAATTTCGATGAATCTGCAGAAAGAAATGGGGAAATATGCATTGGAAACCCGTTATGTTAACCTCTTTATTAACGGTAAATACCGCGGCCTGAAAACAATGCGTAATGACTTTAATCCCAATAACCTTGAAGAAGTATTTGGAGATAATGATGATAACTACACAAAAGTAAATCTTCAGGACGGGTATTTCACCAACGGAATTGTAGAAGCCGGAGACGGTGATACTGCGGTTTGGAATACCATCAGAAGTACTGCTACAGCCAGAAATTTCCAGCAGTTCAAAAACCTGGTAGATGTAGATGATCTGATCAAGTTCCAGATCATGTTTATGTTTACCGATACCGAAAACGAAGCGGTGGCTATCACCCATAATACAGATGCTGATGTAATGAAAGCCAAATTTATGATCAATGATACGGACGGATCATTCTTTGGAGGACTTACAGCTTCATCATCCAACGTAACGCTGAATCCGTTAGGATTTGCCGGCGGTGGCGGAAATTATAAGTACAAATGGCAGTTGACTGCCAGCAGAAATGGTCCGGGTGCACTTTTTGGACAGTTTATGGGTTCAAATACGAATGCTTCCACAGGAAATTTAGAGTTCAAGACTCTGGTTAAAGATGCTGTATTGAAATATATAGGTCCAGCTTCCGGCAGTTTCTCAGGAACAGACGGAGCTCCTTTATCTGTAGCACATGTACAGAATAAAATGACTGAAACGATGGCTGAGCTAGACAGAGTGTATAAACTTGATGCCGCCTATATGGGCTACACGGGTAATGTTTACCAGCAGTGGAAAACCGTTGATTATCCCCGTATTTTGGCGCAGGTGCCGGAAAGAGTAGGATTTACCCTAAAAAAATGGCTGGAATATAATATGGCGCACACACTGTCTGCTACCAATATTCTTGCTGCAGATGTTATTACGGAAACAGACAATATTCAGATTGATAATCCGAATTCAGGAACACAGCTTTATTATACGCTGAACGGGAAAGACCCGATGGGCAATGACGGAGTGGTTTCTTCTGATGCTCATCTATATAACGGAACATTTACACTGCCTGCAGGAAACTACAGTATTGCGGTACGTCCATTTACTACCAATAACTGGGGACCTATTTCATCCAAAGCAGTAAAAGTGGAAGCTCCGGAACTTGGTAAATTTGTGATTGCAGGAATTAACTATAAACCGCTTACTAATGGAGATGCCGAATTCGTATTAATATCAAATCCAGGTAATGCTGATCTGGATGTTTCCGGTTATACCATCTCTGATGCGGTAAACTATACATTCCCTCAGGGAACGGTAATCGGTCAAAATCAGACTATTATGCTGGCGAAAAACCTGTCGTTAATCTCAGGATTTGACCAGTATGCCAAATACCAGTGGACCAGCGGAAGTCTTAGTAATTCTGGTGAACCAATGACCTTTAAGGATGTATCAGGAAATACAATAGACTATGTTTCTTACAGCAGTGCTGCACCATGGCCGGCTGAGGCAAACGGACAGGGATACTATCTGAAACTTATTGCTCCGGATCTGGATAATACACTTCCGGGAAGCTGGGAATCAAAATCTTTAACCTCTTCAAATGCCAAGAAAGGCTCTTCAAAACCTGTTGATAAGACAGAAGCGGTTACTTTGGCAAGCATAAGGGTGTATCCAAACCCTGTAAAAGATGTCTTACATATTGATCTGAAGGAGAAATCTGTAATCACAATTTACAATACCGGCGGACAGATGATTGAAACAAAATCGCTGAACGAAGGCAATAATACCCTACATGTTTCATACTGGAATAAAGGAATTTACCTGATCAGTATCTCCGGACAGAAAGAAACAAAAACGTATAAAGTAATTAAAGAATAA
- a CDS encoding transposase, with the protein MAINFKNIHIGNLIQQKVTENQIEMSRICNFLKLSEDEIVNMFQTENLDSDILLRWSKLLKYDFFRLYSQHLILYAPPVGTALKKEVSNMPVFRKHIYTKEIIDFILELVNGKEKTKQQIIDEYKIPKTTLYKWIAKQPDRTVKKIKNELSQL; encoded by the coding sequence ATGGCCATTAATTTTAAAAACATCCATATAGGAAATCTGATACAACAAAAAGTAACGGAAAATCAAATAGAGATGTCCCGTATCTGTAATTTTCTGAAATTATCCGAAGATGAAATAGTCAATATGTTTCAGACTGAAAACCTTGATTCTGATATTCTTTTAAGATGGAGTAAGCTTCTGAAATATGATTTTTTCAGACTATATTCTCAGCATTTAATATTATATGCTCCACCTGTAGGAACCGCTTTAAAGAAAGAAGTAAGTAATATGCCCGTATTTAGAAAGCATATTTACACCAAAGAGATTATAGATTTTATTTTGGAATTAGTCAATGGTAAGGAGAAAACGAAGCAGCAGATTATTGATGAATATAAAATTCCCAAAACCACTTTATATAAATGGATTGCCAAACAACCGGATAGAACTGTTAAAAAAATAAAAAATGAATTGTCCCAATTATAA
- a CDS encoding helix-turn-helix domain-containing protein: MNCPNYNKIYTDLIERKFPEKKEEFAPLLTREIKNSLEIIKINNIIFNRQDKEINFLNQRLRSYDEESIKRVLEYQVSNRLNNREMASLFKFSRNTIAKWRKTFAK; encoded by the coding sequence ATGAATTGTCCCAATTATAATAAGATTTATACTGATTTAATTGAAAGAAAATTTCCCGAAAAAAAAGAGGAATTTGCTCCTTTGCTTACAAGAGAAATAAAAAACTCACTTGAAATTATTAAGATCAATAATATAATTTTTAATCGGCAGGACAAAGAAATAAATTTTTTAAACCAAAGATTACGTTCTTATGATGAAGAGAGTATTAAAAGAGTTTTAGAATATCAGGTATCTAACAGGCTTAATAATCGAGAGATGGCTAGCCTTTTCAAATTCAGCAGAAATACAATTGCCAAATGGAGGAAAACATTTGCCAAATAG
- a CDS encoding UDP-N-acetylmuramate--L-alanine ligase, with translation MKTHFIAIGGSAMHNLAIALKDKGYQVTGSDDAIFEPSKSRLEKKGILPQEMGWFPEKITPDIDAVILGMHAHQDNPELAKAKELGLKIYSYPEFLYEQSKNKTRVVIAGSHGKTTITSMILHVLNFHQKDVDFMVGAQLEGFDCMVKLTQENDFMVLEGDEYLSSPIDLRSKFLLYQPNIALMSGIAWDHINVFKTFDDYIDQFRKFVASITPGGVLVYNEEDAEVVKVVEAAENYFRKIPYKTPEYEISNGKVYLKTEMGDVPLSVFGSHNLLNMEGARHICRQLGIMDEDFYEAIMSFKGASKRLEKVEREDQGTLYKDFAHAPSKVKATVKAFCEQFKKEKKYGFLELHTYSSLNPVFLEQYDHAMDGLDEAIVFYSEDALKIKRMEPISPEFIKEKFKNDRLRVFTNAEDLHAYWQTLDKTNGVFLMMSSGNFGGLDLTK, from the coding sequence TTGAAAACCCACTTCATTGCTATTGGCGGAAGCGCCATGCATAATCTTGCTATTGCGTTAAAAGACAAAGGATATCAGGTAACAGGTTCGGATGATGCTATTTTTGAACCTTCAAAATCCAGGCTGGAAAAGAAAGGAATTCTGCCTCAGGAAATGGGCTGGTTCCCGGAAAAAATAACTCCGGATATTGATGCTGTTATTCTTGGAATGCATGCTCATCAGGATAACCCTGAACTGGCAAAAGCAAAAGAGCTGGGTTTAAAAATTTATTCATATCCTGAGTTCCTTTACGAACAGTCTAAAAACAAGACAAGAGTGGTAATTGCCGGTTCACACGGAAAAACAACAATCACTTCAATGATTCTTCATGTACTGAACTTCCACCAAAAAGACGTGGATTTTATGGTAGGGGCACAACTTGAAGGTTTTGACTGTATGGTAAAACTAACGCAGGAAAATGATTTTATGGTACTGGAAGGTGATGAATACCTTTCCTCTCCTATCGATCTGCGTTCAAAGTTTCTTCTGTATCAGCCGAATATTGCTTTGATGAGTGGTATTGCGTGGGACCATATTAATGTATTCAAAACATTTGATGATTATATAGATCAGTTCAGAAAATTTGTTGCAAGTATTACTCCGGGCGGCGTTCTGGTATACAATGAAGAGGATGCAGAAGTGGTAAAAGTGGTGGAAGCTGCTGAAAATTATTTCAGGAAAATTCCTTACAAAACCCCTGAATATGAAATCAGCAATGGAAAAGTATACCTGAAAACTGAAATGGGCGATGTTCCTCTTTCCGTTTTCGGTTCCCACAATTTGCTGAATATGGAAGGAGCAAGACATATCTGCCGGCAGCTGGGGATCATGGATGAAGATTTCTACGAAGCCATTATGAGCTTCAAAGGTGCTTCAAAGCGTCTTGAAAAAGTAGAAAGAGAAGACCAGGGAACTTTATACAAAGATTTTGCCCATGCACCAAGCAAGGTAAAGGCTACAGTAAAAGCTTTCTGCGAGCAGTTTAAAAAAGAAAAAAAATACGGATTCCTGGAGCTTCATACTTATTCAAGCTTAAACCCTGTTTTCCTTGAACAGTACGATCACGCTATGGACGGTTTGGATGAAGCCATTGTTTTCTATTCTGAAGATGCTTTAAAAATCAAAAGAATGGAACCGATTTCTCCGGAATTTATTAAAGAGAAGTTTAAGAATGACAGATTGAGGGTATTTACAAATGCTGAAGATCTTCATGCATACTGGCAAACTTTAGACAAAACAAACGGTGTTTTCCTCATGATGAGCTCCGGCAACTTCGGTGGCCTTGACCTGACGAAATAA
- a CDS encoding lysophospholipid acyltransferase family protein — MAKKNIFTDAFGTPYFLKRFIIFILGIVSYRRFNGFNKLRITGTEHLVDLPDSNVLFVSNHQTYFADVAAMYHAFCAVNNGYLDTIKNPIYLLNPKIDFYYVAAEETMNKGILPKIFKIAGAVTVKRTWRAEGKNVNRMVDLTEVDNIMKALDNGWVATFPQGTTSAFAQGRRGTAKLVKNQRPIVIPIKINGFRRAFDKKGLRVKVTGVKPTMEFKAPLDIDYDNEKAPEILLKIMTAIEQTEDFNVLHNYDEELKAKKLEKDSNN; from the coding sequence ATGGCGAAGAAAAATATTTTCACCGATGCATTCGGAACACCTTATTTTTTAAAAAGGTTTATTATTTTTATTTTAGGGATTGTATCTTACAGAAGATTCAACGGCTTTAATAAATTAAGGATAACCGGTACAGAACACCTTGTGGATCTTCCAGATTCCAACGTGCTTTTCGTATCCAACCATCAGACCTATTTTGCAGATGTGGCAGCAATGTACCATGCATTCTGTGCTGTAAACAATGGATATCTTGATACGATTAAAAACCCTATTTATCTGCTCAATCCAAAGATTGATTTTTATTATGTGGCAGCAGAAGAAACCATGAATAAAGGAATTCTTCCGAAGATTTTCAAGATTGCCGGTGCTGTAACGGTAAAAAGAACCTGGAGAGCAGAAGGCAAAAATGTCAACAGAATGGTGGATCTTACTGAGGTTGACAATATTATGAAAGCTTTGGACAACGGCTGGGTAGCTACTTTCCCTCAAGGTACTACATCTGCTTTTGCCCAGGGACGAAGAGGTACAGCCAAACTGGTTAAAAACCAGCGCCCTATTGTGATTCCTATCAAAATCAACGGATTCAGAAGGGCATTTGACAAAAAAGGCCTCCGTGTAAAGGTTACGGGCGTAAAACCTACCATGGAGTTTAAGGCACCTCTGGATATAGATTATGACAATGAAAAAGCGCCTGAAATTTTATTGAAAATTATGACTGCCATCGAGCAGACTGAAGATTTCAATGTACTGCACAATTATGATGAAGAACTTAAAGCTAAAAAATTAGAAAAGGATTCAAATAATTAA
- a CDS encoding NUDIX hydrolase, giving the protein MESFGKDLLRKITNVELPGINAHGVFSPPSRPVFTYDEVLAKNPKFAAVNIVLYLKDNEWYFPLIQRTINEHDRHSGQISLPGGKREELDRDFAETAVRETSEEIGIDKHYIRVIREMSPIYIPPSNFYVYPYISYTKKNPLFVLQQSEAVETIEFPITSFLSLPDNPEIMALPGAAGHEVPVINFNGYIIWGATAMILSEFSQLLKKM; this is encoded by the coding sequence ATGGAAAGTTTTGGAAAAGATTTATTGAGGAAAATTACAAATGTAGAGCTGCCCGGGATCAATGCCCACGGAGTATTTTCACCTCCTTCCCGACCTGTATTTACGTATGATGAAGTGCTGGCAAAAAACCCAAAGTTTGCGGCCGTTAATATTGTACTCTATTTAAAAGATAATGAATGGTATTTCCCGCTGATCCAAAGAACCATTAATGAACACGACAGGCACAGCGGACAAATCTCCCTACCCGGCGGAAAGCGTGAAGAGCTGGACAGAGACTTCGCTGAAACTGCTGTACGTGAAACCTCGGAAGAGATCGGGATAGATAAACATTACATAAGGGTAATCAGGGAAATGTCTCCTATTTATATTCCGCCAAGTAATTTTTATGTTTATCCATACATTTCGTATACTAAAAAGAATCCGCTTTTCGTTCTTCAGCAGAGTGAGGCGGTAGAAACTATAGAATTTCCTATTACTTCTTTTCTCAGTCTTCCGGATAACCCTGAAATTATGGCACTGCCAGGTGCTGCCGGACATGAAGTTCCGGTCATTAATTTCAACGGGTATATTATCTGGGGGGCTACAGCAATGATATTGAGTGAGTTTAGCCAGTTACTGAAAAAAATGTAA